One stretch of Streptomyces sp. NBC_01142 DNA includes these proteins:
- a CDS encoding peroxiredoxin: protein MAIEVGTKAPDFELKDNHGRTVTLSEFRGEKNVVLLFYPFAFTGVCTGELCALRDELPTFVNDDTQLLAVSNDSIHTLRVFAEQEGLEYPLLSDFWPHGEASRAYGVFDEEKGCAVRGTFIIDKEGVVRWTVVNALPDARDLNEYVKALGTL, encoded by the coding sequence ATGGCGATCGAGGTCGGCACCAAGGCCCCGGACTTCGAGCTGAAGGACAACCACGGCCGCACCGTGACGCTCTCCGAGTTCCGCGGCGAGAAGAATGTGGTGCTCCTCTTCTATCCCTTCGCCTTCACCGGGGTGTGCACGGGCGAGCTCTGCGCGCTCCGTGACGAGCTGCCGACGTTCGTCAACGACGACACCCAGCTGCTCGCCGTCTCCAACGACTCGATCCACACCCTGCGCGTCTTCGCCGAGCAGGAGGGCCTGGAGTACCCGCTGCTGTCGGACTTCTGGCCGCACGGCGAGGCCTCGCGCGCGTACGGCGTCTTCGACGAGGAGAAGGGCTGCGCCGTGCGCGGCACCTTCATCATCGACAAGGAGGGCGTGGTCCGCTGGACCGTCGTCAACGCCCTGCCCGATGCCCGCGACCTGAACGAGTACGTCAAGGCACTCGGCACCCTCTGA
- a CDS encoding DUF3052 domain-containing protein, whose amino-acid sequence MSATADHAEERTNPAARLGFEPGQVVQEIGYDDDVEQELREGIEAVTGQEIVDEDYDDVADVVLLWFRDEDGDLTDALVDAIGLIDEGGAVWLLTPKTGRDGYVEPSDINEAAQTAGLSQTKSINAGKDWTGSRLVTPKAAKSKR is encoded by the coding sequence GTGAGCGCGACCGCGGACCACGCGGAGGAGCGGACCAACCCAGCCGCAAGGCTGGGGTTCGAGCCCGGACAGGTGGTCCAGGAGATCGGCTACGACGATGACGTCGAGCAGGAGCTCCGTGAGGGCATCGAGGCCGTGACGGGCCAGGAAATCGTCGACGAGGACTACGACGACGTCGCAGACGTCGTGTTGCTGTGGTTCCGGGACGAGGACGGCGACCTTACGGACGCACTGGTGGACGCCATCGGTCTGATCGACGAAGGTGGAGCCGTCTGGCTGTTGACGCCCAAGACCGGCCGTGACGGGTATGTCGAGCCCAGCGACATCAATGAGGCCGCACAGACCGCGGGACTCTCCCAGACCAAGAGCATCAACGCCGGTAAGGACTGGACCGGCAGCAGGCTGGTGACTCCCAAGGCGGCGAAGTCCAAGCGCTGA
- the aceE gene encoding pyruvate dehydrogenase (acetyl-transferring), homodimeric type produces the protein MASGSDRNPIIIGGLPSQVPDFDPEETQEWLDSLDAAVNERGRERARYLMLRLIERAREKRVAVPEMRSTDYVNTIATKDEPFFPGNEEIERKVLNATRWNAAVMVSRAQRPGIGVGGHIATFASSASLYDVGFNHFFRGKDQGDGGDQIFFQGHASPGIYARAFMLDRLSEAQLDAFRQEKSKAPNGLSSYPHPRLMPDFWEFPTVSMGLGPLGAIYQARMNRYMEARGIADTSTSHVWAYLGDGEMDEPESLGQLSIAAREGLDNLTFVVNCNLQRLDGPVRGNGKIIQELESQFRGAGWNVIKLVWDRSWDPLLAQDRDGILVNKLNTTPDGQFQTYATETGSYIRQHFFGDDTRLRAMVENMTDEQILHLGRGGHDHKKVYAAYAAAKAHKGQPTVILAQTVKGWTLGPNFEGRNATHQMKKLTVDDLKGFRDRLHIPITDKQLEDGAPPYYHPGRDSEEIQYMHDRRKSLGGYVPTRVVRAKPLVLPEDKTYATARKGSGQQSIATTMAFVRILKDLMRDKEIGKRFVLIAPDEYRTFGMDAFFPTAKIYNPLGQQYEAVDRDLLLAYKESPTGQMLHDGISEAGCTASLIAAGSAYATHGEPLIPVYVFYSMFGFQRTGDQFWQMADQLARGFVLGATAGRTTLTGEGLQHADGHSQLLASTNPGCVAYDPAFGYEIAHIVKDGLRRMYGENAEDVFYYLTVYNEPIQHPAEPADVDVDGILKGIYRFKAGEAGEIPAQIMASGVAVPWAVEAQKILAEEWNVKADVWSATSWNELRREAVDVERYNLLHPEEEQRVPYVTQKLSGSGGPFVAVSDWMRSVPDQISRWVPGTYQSLGADGFGFADTRGAARRFFHIDAQSIVLAVLTELARDGKVDRSLLKQAVDRYQLLDVAAADPGAAGGDA, from the coding sequence GTGGCTTCCGGATCCGATCGCAACCCGATCATCATTGGCGGCCTTCCCAGCCAGGTCCCGGACTTCGATCCTGAAGAGACCCAGGAGTGGCTGGACTCTCTCGACGCCGCCGTCAACGAGCGGGGCCGGGAGCGTGCCCGCTACCTGATGCTCCGCCTGATCGAGCGGGCCCGCGAGAAGCGCGTGGCCGTGCCCGAGATGCGCAGCACGGACTACGTCAACACCATCGCCACCAAGGACGAGCCGTTCTTCCCCGGAAACGAGGAGATCGAGCGCAAGGTTCTCAACGCGACCCGCTGGAACGCCGCGGTGATGGTCTCCCGCGCGCAGCGCCCGGGTATCGGTGTCGGCGGCCACATCGCCACGTTCGCCTCCTCCGCGTCCCTCTACGACGTGGGCTTCAACCACTTCTTCCGTGGCAAGGACCAGGGCGACGGCGGCGACCAGATCTTCTTCCAGGGCCACGCCTCGCCCGGAATCTACGCCCGCGCCTTCATGCTGGACCGCCTCAGCGAGGCCCAGCTCGACGCCTTCCGCCAGGAGAAGTCCAAGGCCCCCAACGGTCTGTCCAGCTACCCGCACCCGCGGCTGATGCCGGACTTCTGGGAGTTCCCGACCGTCTCCATGGGCCTCGGCCCCCTCGGCGCGATCTACCAGGCGCGGATGAACCGCTACATGGAGGCGCGCGGCATCGCCGACACCTCCACGTCGCATGTCTGGGCCTACCTCGGCGACGGCGAGATGGACGAGCCCGAGTCGCTCGGCCAGCTCTCCATCGCGGCTCGCGAGGGCCTGGACAACCTGACCTTCGTCGTCAACTGCAACCTGCAGCGCCTCGACGGCCCGGTGCGCGGCAACGGCAAGATCATCCAGGAGCTGGAGTCGCAGTTCCGCGGCGCCGGCTGGAACGTCATCAAACTGGTCTGGGACCGCTCCTGGGACCCGCTGCTCGCACAGGACCGCGACGGCATCCTGGTCAACAAGCTGAACACGACGCCGGACGGCCAGTTCCAGACGTACGCGACCGAGACCGGCTCGTACATCCGTCAGCACTTCTTCGGCGACGACACCCGGCTGCGCGCCATGGTCGAGAACATGACCGACGAGCAGATCCTGCACCTGGGCCGCGGCGGTCACGACCACAAGAAGGTCTATGCGGCATACGCGGCGGCCAAGGCCCACAAGGGCCAGCCGACCGTGATCCTCGCCCAGACGGTCAAGGGCTGGACCCTCGGCCCGAACTTCGAGGGCCGCAACGCCACCCACCAGATGAAGAAGCTGACGGTCGACGACCTCAAGGGCTTCCGCGACCGTCTGCACATCCCGATCACCGACAAGCAGCTCGAGGACGGCGCGCCGCCGTACTACCACCCGGGCCGTGACTCGGAAGAGATCCAGTACATGCACGACCGCCGCAAGTCGCTGGGCGGGTACGTCCCGACCCGTGTCGTGCGTGCGAAGCCGCTGGTCCTGCCGGAGGACAAGACCTACGCGACCGCCAGGAAGGGCTCGGGCCAGCAGTCGATCGCCACGACCATGGCGTTCGTCCGCATCCTCAAGGACCTCATGCGGGACAAGGAGATCGGCAAGCGCTTCGTGCTGATCGCCCCGGACGAGTACCGCACCTTCGGCATGGACGCGTTCTTCCCGACCGCCAAGATCTACAACCCGCTGGGCCAGCAGTACGAAGCGGTGGACCGTGACCTGCTGCTCGCGTACAAGGAGTCGCCGACCGGGCAGATGCTGCACGACGGCATCTCCGAGGCCGGCTGCACCGCGTCCCTGATCGCGGCCGGTTCGGCGTACGCGACGCACGGCGAGCCGCTGATCCCGGTGTACGTCTTCTACTCGATGTTCGGTTTCCAGCGAACCGGCGACCAGTTCTGGCAGATGGCCGACCAGCTCGCGCGCGGCTTTGTGCTGGGCGCGACCGCGGGACGTACGACTCTGACCGGTGAGGGTCTCCAGCACGCGGACGGCCACTCCCAGCTGCTCGCGTCGACCAACCCGGGCTGTGTCGCGTACGACCCTGCCTTCGGCTACGAGATCGCGCACATCGTCAAGGACGGTCTGCGGAGGATGTACGGCGAGAACGCCGAGGACGTCTTCTACTACCTGACCGTCTACAACGAGCCGATCCAGCACCCGGCGGAGCCCGCCGACGTGGACGTGGACGGCATCCTCAAGGGCATCTACCGCTTCAAGGCGGGCGAGGCCGGTGAGATCCCCGCGCAGATCATGGCGTCCGGTGTGGCCGTGCCGTGGGCGGTCGAGGCGCAGAAGATCCTCGCCGAGGAGTGGAACGTCAAGGCCGATGTCTGGTCGGCGACCTCCTGGAACGAGCTGCGCCGCGAGGCCGTCGACGTCGAGCGGTACAACCTGCTGCACCCGGAGGAGGAGCAGCGCGTGCCGTATGTGACGCAGAAGCTCTCCGGCTCCGGCGGCCCGTTCGTGGCGGTCTCGGACTGGATGCGGTCCGTTCCGGACCAGATCTCGCGCTGGGTCCCCGGCACCTACCAGTCGCTGGGCGCGGACGGCTTCGGCTTCGCGGACACGCGGGGTGCGGCCCGTCGCTTCTTCCACATCGACGCGCAGTCGATCGTTCTCGCGGTGCTCACCGAGCTCGCGCGGGACGGCAAGGTCGACCGCTCGTTGCTGAAGCAGGCGGTGGACCGCTACCAGCTGCTGGATGTGGCGGCGGCCGACCCGGGCGCGGCAGGCGGCGACGCGTAG
- a CDS encoding potassium channel family protein: MKQRTAQVRWEERMHTPLLSLALAFAVAYAVPIVVPGADPWVHAVCQITEWVVWGTFAVDYLVRLVLAPSAWLFVRSHPLDLIAVLLPLVQPLRLLRLVSTLLLVGRRARMAPQITLTTYVGGAVVGLLMFGSLAVLHVERDAPEGNIKTLGDAVWWSFTTMTTVGYGDHAPTTGLGRMLAVGLMLSGIALLGVVTANIAAWFISRFERDDAEERRRTALLEALTREVKELRAEVGRLTGPAAAPAVPAQGDASGPDNAAV; the protein is encoded by the coding sequence ATGAAGCAGCGAACAGCACAGGTCCGGTGGGAAGAGCGCATGCATACGCCCCTGCTCTCGCTCGCCCTTGCGTTCGCCGTCGCGTACGCCGTCCCGATCGTGGTGCCCGGCGCGGACCCGTGGGTGCACGCGGTATGTCAGATCACCGAGTGGGTGGTGTGGGGGACGTTCGCCGTCGACTACCTCGTACGGCTGGTGCTGGCACCGTCCGCGTGGCTCTTCGTACGCAGCCATCCGCTGGATCTGATCGCGGTGCTGCTGCCCCTCGTGCAGCCGCTACGGCTGCTGCGGCTCGTCTCGACGCTGCTGCTGGTGGGCCGGCGGGCCAGAATGGCGCCGCAGATCACCCTGACGACGTATGTCGGGGGCGCGGTGGTCGGGCTGCTGATGTTCGGGTCGCTGGCCGTGCTCCATGTGGAGCGGGACGCGCCGGAAGGGAACATCAAGACGCTGGGTGACGCGGTGTGGTGGTCGTTCACGACGATGACGACGGTCGGGTACGGGGACCACGCGCCGACAACCGGGCTCGGGCGGATGCTCGCGGTCGGGCTGATGCTCTCGGGGATCGCACTGCTCGGTGTCGTCACCGCCAATATCGCGGCGTGGTTCATCTCCCGCTTCGAGCGGGACGACGCGGAGGAGCGCCGTCGCACGGCGCTCCTGGAGGCGCTCACCCGGGAGGTCAAGGAACTGCGGGCGGAGGTCGGGCGGCTGACGGGCCCGGCGGCGGCCCCCGCCGTACCGGCGCAGGGTGACGCCTCCGGGCCCGACAACGCGGCCGTCTGA
- a CDS encoding small hydrophobic protein, whose product MMAGFGHTTRKHPRSRGRTWSRSGPDRAALGIAGLICAIAGFFVLGIVLGPIAIVCGRLGMGRRWNGAQPIPALVAVVLGAIDTVLAIVWLAGASPMGNGLF is encoded by the coding sequence ATGATGGCGGGCTTCGGACACACCACGCGCAAGCACCCCCGCTCACGAGGCCGGACGTGGTCGCGGAGCGGGCCGGACCGCGCGGCACTCGGAATCGCCGGGCTGATCTGTGCGATCGCGGGATTCTTCGTGCTGGGGATCGTCCTCGGCCCGATCGCGATCGTCTGCGGCCGGCTCGGCATGGGGCGCCGCTGGAACGGCGCACAGCCGATTCCGGCGCTGGTCGCCGTCGTGCTCGGTGCCATCGACACCGTGCTGGCGATCGTCTGGCTGGCGGGAGCCTCCCCCATGGGCAACGGTCTCTTCTGA
- a CDS encoding peptidase inhibitor family I36 protein, with protein MRKTVTATVLAAAALMPQLLQLPHLPRAAAAVAAPGLGQCATGELCLWEKGDFRGTRRTHELAGLDIESCVPLPPGTSAQALANRTGRPVTTYQSEECAETGEFETYPGGGTWVPQSPYRVRAFKVWES; from the coding sequence ATGCGCAAGACCGTCACGGCCACAGTCCTGGCCGCAGCAGCACTCATGCCCCAGCTGCTCCAGCTGCCTCACCTGCCTCGGGCGGCAGCCGCAGTCGCCGCACCGGGCCTCGGACAGTGCGCCACCGGCGAGCTCTGCCTCTGGGAGAAGGGTGACTTCAGGGGGACCCGCCGGACCCACGAGCTCGCCGGGCTCGACATCGAGAGCTGTGTGCCGCTGCCGCCCGGCACCTCGGCACAGGCGCTCGCCAACCGGACCGGGCGGCCCGTCACCACCTACCAGTCCGAGGAGTGCGCGGAGACCGGAGAGTTCGAGACCTACCCGGGCGGCGGGACATGGGTACCCCAATCCCCGTACCGGGTGCGGGCCTTCAAGGTCTGGGAGAGCTGA
- a CDS encoding MFS transporter: MTSQTTVEEAPQGPQGLGPTPVKGLRGHPWLTLLSVAVGVMMVALDGTIVAIANPAIAKDLQASSSEVQWITNSYLLALAVALITAGKLGDRFGHRQTFLLGIAGFAAASGAIGLSDSIGLVIAFRALQGLFGALLMPAALGLLRATFPAEKLNMAIGIWGMVIGASTAGGPIVGGLLVEHVSWQSVFFVNVPVGVLALVFGLLVLKDYRAENAPKSFDIVGILLLSGAMFALIWAIIKAGESWGWGSGNTWAWLAASVILFAVFAFWETKVKEPLIPLGMFRSVPLSAGTVLMVLMAFAFMGGLFFVTFYLQGVHGMTPVDSGLHLLPLTAMMIVSSPVAGALITRFGPRIPLVGGMVCTAVAMFGMTTLTTETGTLPMSIWFALLGLGLAPVMVGATEVIVGNAPLELSGVAGGLQQAAMQVGGALGTAVLGAVMASRVSTDFPVNWADAGLRTPPDPKLEEAAKLGAVPEQLAKAPGVTPDAFDRIGGVIHDTFMSGMGLAFTVAGVVAVVAAVVAIFTKRGENADQGAGGAHI; encoded by the coding sequence ATGACTAGTCAGACCACCGTCGAAGAGGCGCCGCAGGGTCCGCAGGGGCTCGGGCCGACGCCGGTCAAAGGGCTGCGCGGCCACCCCTGGCTGACGCTTCTCTCCGTCGCCGTCGGCGTGATGATGGTCGCGCTGGACGGCACGATCGTCGCGATCGCCAACCCCGCGATCGCGAAGGATCTCCAGGCGTCGTCCTCCGAGGTCCAGTGGATCACCAACAGCTACCTCCTCGCGCTCGCCGTCGCGCTGATCACCGCCGGCAAGCTCGGCGACCGCTTCGGCCACCGCCAGACCTTCCTGCTGGGCATCGCGGGCTTCGCGGCGGCCTCGGGGGCCATCGGTCTGTCGGACAGCATCGGCCTGGTGATCGCCTTCCGGGCGCTCCAGGGTCTGTTCGGTGCCCTGCTGATGCCGGCCGCGCTCGGTCTGCTGCGCGCCACCTTCCCCGCCGAGAAGCTGAACATGGCGATCGGTATCTGGGGCATGGTCATCGGCGCCTCGACCGCGGGCGGCCCCATCGTCGGCGGTCTGCTCGTCGAGCACGTCAGCTGGCAGTCGGTGTTCTTCGTCAATGTGCCGGTCGGCGTTCTCGCGCTCGTCTTCGGCCTGCTGGTCCTCAAGGACTACCGGGCCGAGAACGCGCCGAAGTCCTTCGACATCGTCGGCATCCTGCTGCTGTCGGGCGCGATGTTCGCCCTCATCTGGGCCATCATCAAGGCCGGCGAGTCGTGGGGCTGGGGCAGCGGCAACACGTGGGCCTGGCTCGCGGCCTCGGTGATCCTCTTCGCGGTGTTCGCCTTCTGGGAGACCAAGGTCAAGGAACCGCTCATCCCGCTCGGCATGTTCCGCTCGGTGCCGCTGTCGGCGGGCACCGTGCTGATGGTGCTCATGGCCTTCGCCTTCATGGGCGGCCTGTTCTTCGTGACGTTCTACCTCCAGGGCGTCCACGGCATGACCCCGGTCGACAGCGGTCTGCATCTGCTGCCGCTGACGGCCATGATGATCGTCTCCTCGCCGGTCGCGGGCGCACTGATCACCCGGTTCGGGCCGCGTATCCCGCTGGTCGGCGGCATGGTCTGCACCGCGGTCGCCATGTTCGGCATGACCACTTTGACGACGGAGACCGGCACGCTGCCGATGTCCATCTGGTTCGCCCTGCTGGGCCTCGGCCTGGCTCCGGTCATGGTCGGCGCCACCGAGGTCATCGTCGGCAACGCCCCGCTGGAGCTCTCCGGTGTCGCCGGCGGCCTCCAGCAGGCCGCGATGCAGGTCGGTGGCGCGCTGGGTACGGCAGTCCTGGGTGCGGTCATGGCGTCCAGGGTGAGCACGGACTTCCCCGTCAACTGGGCGGACGCGGGTCTTCGCACGCCGCCCGACCCGAAGCTGGAGGAGGCCGCCAAGCTGGGCGCGGTCCCGGAGCAGCTGGCCAAGGCGCCGGGCGTGACGCCGGATGCCTTCGACAGGATCGGTGGCGTCATCCACGACACGTTCATGTCGGGCATGGGCCTGGCCTTCACCGTGGCGGGTGTGGTCGCGGTCGTCGCGGCGGTGGTCGCCATTTTCACCAAGCGCGGCGAGAACGCCGACCAGGGCGCGGGCGGCGCCCACATCTGA
- a CDS encoding TetR family transcriptional regulator — protein MTAEPTGLRARKKQRTRDALLRVALELFTAKGYEQTTVDEIVETVEVSQRTFFRYFASKEEAAFAVQELVETHFIAELRERPADEGPFEALRNAVLSAWDTIGEAIEEIVPVELHMRSYQMIESTPVLLAAHLRRSTEVEETIAELIAEREGLDVDADPRPRIAVAAFSGVMRVTGRLWGQGVDASMESLRGLTEAYLDHLGPALAENWRTS, from the coding sequence GTGACGGCCGAGCCGACCGGACTGCGTGCACGCAAGAAGCAGCGCACGCGCGACGCCCTGCTGCGCGTCGCCCTCGAACTCTTCACCGCCAAGGGGTACGAGCAGACGACCGTGGACGAGATCGTCGAAACGGTCGAGGTCTCCCAGCGCACCTTCTTCCGGTACTTCGCCAGCAAGGAGGAGGCCGCCTTCGCCGTCCAGGAGCTCGTCGAGACCCACTTCATCGCGGAGTTGCGCGAACGACCCGCCGATGAGGGGCCGTTCGAAGCCCTGCGCAACGCGGTGCTGTCCGCCTGGGACACCATCGGCGAGGCCATCGAGGAGATCGTGCCGGTCGAGCTGCACATGCGCAGCTACCAGATGATCGAGTCGACGCCCGTGCTGCTCGCCGCCCATCTGCGCCGCTCCACCGAGGTGGAGGAGACCATCGCCGAGCTGATCGCCGAGCGCGAGGGGCTCGACGTGGACGCGGACCCCAGGCCGCGTATCGCCGTCGCCGCATTCAGCGGGGTGATGCGAGTGACGGGCCGGCTCTGGGGGCAGGGCGTGGACGCCAGCATGGAGTCGCTCCGGGGGCTGACGGAGGCCTACCTCGACCACCTCGGACCCGCGCTCGCCGAGAACTGGCGCACCTCATGA
- a CDS encoding alpha/beta hydrolase, whose amino-acid sequence MTSFDSSPTLTAWRTLLALAVVFVMLATTGWTAIRHQNGPRDALEAELTAWGKARIGARALPGPDSPPQQLATFFSSLGSGQRARLADRFPLVVGNLNGAPVTLRYHANRQSLAKSLDTERVRVNDAHLSPDGRHDAVRRMHRFEALMHPDRQILAFDPSGSGKVAEVFGDLDDAERVSVVVPGVDTNLLTFQRTARKYTAPVGMAQSLYAAQRAASPGTRTAVIAWADYTAPVGVGVDSAIGRLAENGAVRLTALTGALPGDSSVALFCHSYGSVVCGVAARHLPDRVGDIAVAGSPGMRAENVAGLHSRARVWAMRDGDDWIQGVPHMAVGGIGHGEDPVTPEFGARLLSSAGAVGHTGYFEPGTESVSNFAEIGVGSYRSVSCASANDTCRGGIYGDGTA is encoded by the coding sequence GTGACTTCCTTCGACTCCTCCCCCACCCTGACCGCATGGCGCACTCTGCTCGCCCTCGCCGTCGTGTTCGTCATGCTGGCGACGACCGGCTGGACAGCGATACGACATCAGAACGGTCCCCGTGACGCTCTCGAGGCCGAGCTGACCGCCTGGGGGAAGGCCCGCATCGGTGCGCGCGCACTGCCCGGCCCCGACTCGCCGCCGCAGCAGCTCGCCACCTTCTTCTCCTCGCTCGGCAGCGGCCAACGCGCCCGCCTCGCCGACCGGTTCCCGCTCGTCGTCGGAAACCTCAACGGCGCCCCGGTCACCCTGCGCTACCACGCAAACCGCCAGTCGCTCGCTAAATCGCTCGATACGGAGCGCGTGCGCGTGAACGACGCCCACCTCAGCCCGGACGGCCGCCACGACGCGGTCCGGCGGATGCACCGCTTCGAGGCGCTGATGCACCCCGACCGGCAGATACTCGCCTTCGACCCTTCGGGATCCGGCAAGGTCGCCGAGGTCTTCGGCGACCTCGACGACGCCGAGCGCGTCTCCGTGGTCGTCCCCGGCGTCGACACCAATCTGCTCACCTTCCAGCGGACCGCCCGCAAGTACACGGCGCCCGTCGGCATGGCCCAGTCCCTGTACGCCGCTCAGCGGGCCGCCTCTCCCGGTACCCGTACCGCCGTCATCGCCTGGGCCGACTACACCGCGCCCGTCGGCGTGGGCGTGGACTCGGCCATCGGCCGCCTTGCCGAGAACGGCGCGGTACGGCTGACCGCACTCACCGGCGCGCTGCCCGGCGACTCGAGCGTCGCGCTGTTCTGCCACAGCTACGGCTCCGTGGTGTGCGGCGTCGCCGCCCGTCATCTGCCCGACCGCGTCGGCGACATAGCGGTGGCCGGCAGCCCGGGCATGCGCGCCGAGAACGTGGCCGGGCTGCACTCCCGGGCGCGGGTGTGGGCGATGCGGGACGGCGACGACTGGATCCAGGGCGTGCCGCACATGGCGGTCGGCGGGATCGGTCACGGCGAGGACCCGGTGACACCGGAGTTCGGGGCGCGGCTGCTGTCCTCGGCGGGCGCTGTCGGCCACACCGGCTATTTCGAGCCGGGTACCGAGAGCGTCAGCAACTTCGCCGAGATAGGGGTCGGTTCGTACCGCAGCGTGAGCTGTGCGAGCGCCAATGACACGTGCCGCGGTGGTATTTACGGCGACGGCACGGCCTGA
- a CDS encoding DUF4429 domain-containing protein: protein MGDVLAGIQATWEFETDSLLIRFERGIRTPKLFSALGERRIPHEALTAVTLSPGKRGTVVLHAVPRPGADPLMEAAAGQLKEGCDPYRLVLPADRETLAEYYRDELRALLPADADEPAERYTVAAPEAPLNFKAYDGKASFDGSHVTFRWFWTGASSAKWKAGDQSFPVSELSGVEWRSPEVFDGYLRLLPRGNGSGAGAGAAAGSGSAPGSPSGSGPGSDDGPHGPRPAQADQDPAAVVFGLGYGPVHESLPFAAAVLESVRNAGTAPALAMRPADRRDPADIAERIRHLGDLYQAGLVTDEEFSTKKTQLLAEL from the coding sequence ATGGGTGATGTGCTGGCCGGAATTCAAGCCACTTGGGAGTTCGAGACCGACTCCCTGCTCATCCGCTTCGAACGGGGAATCCGCACGCCGAAGCTCTTCTCTGCGCTCGGCGAACGCCGCATCCCCCACGAAGCGTTGACGGCGGTGACGCTCTCGCCGGGCAAGCGCGGGACGGTGGTGCTGCACGCTGTGCCCAGACCCGGCGCGGATCCTCTGATGGAGGCAGCGGCCGGGCAGCTCAAGGAAGGCTGCGACCCGTACCGGCTGGTGCTGCCCGCGGATCGCGAGACGCTCGCCGAGTACTACCGCGACGAACTGCGGGCCCTTCTCCCGGCGGACGCGGACGAACCCGCCGAGCGGTACACCGTGGCGGCGCCCGAGGCCCCGCTCAACTTCAAGGCGTACGACGGAAAAGCCTCCTTCGACGGCTCGCACGTAACCTTCCGCTGGTTCTGGACGGGTGCGTCGTCGGCCAAGTGGAAGGCGGGCGACCAGAGTTTCCCGGTGTCGGAGCTGAGCGGGGTGGAGTGGCGCTCGCCCGAGGTCTTCGACGGCTATCTGCGACTGCTGCCGCGCGGAAACGGTTCTGGAGCGGGGGCGGGCGCGGCAGCCGGTTCGGGCTCGGCCCCCGGCTCGCCCTCCGGTTCCGGGCCCGGGTCCGACGACGGGCCGCACGGGCCGCGGCCCGCACAAGCGGACCAGGACCCGGCGGCGGTGGTCTTCGGGCTCGGGTACGGGCCGGTGCACGAGTCGCTGCCTTTCGCGGCGGCGGTGCTGGAGTCCGTACGGAACGCGGGCACGGCGCCGGCCCTGGCGATGCGGCCGGCGGACCGCCGGGACCCGGCCGACATCGCGGAGCGGATCCGGCATCTCGGGGACCTGTACCAGGCGGGGCTGGTGACGGACGAGGAGTTCAGCACGAAGAAGACGCAGCTGCTCGCGGAGCTGTGA
- a CDS encoding aldo/keto reductase — MSNSKIAQVRLGTGGPQVGVQGLGCMGMSEFYGETDPQAARDTLEAALAAGVTLFDTADVYGRGANEEFLAPFVGAHRDEIVLATKFAIERTDDPHYRGIRNDPAYIRQAVEDSLRRLKTDVIDLYYMHRRDPAVPFAESVGAMAELVREGKVKHLGLSEVTGPELREAHAVHPIAALQSEWSLFSRDVERSAVGVAAELGVAFVPYSPLGRGFLTGAFADAAKELAADDFRKFQPRFTGDNARANAALLEPVHKIAAAHGATAAQVALAWVQQRAEVHALAVVPIPGTRKSSRLLENLGATRLTLTAEELAVLEPIAGLVEGDRYPDMSSTSAAREA; from the coding sequence ATGAGCAACAGCAAGATCGCACAGGTACGGCTCGGGACCGGCGGACCGCAGGTCGGCGTGCAGGGCCTGGGCTGCATGGGCATGAGCGAGTTCTACGGAGAGACGGACCCGCAGGCGGCCCGGGACACCCTGGAGGCGGCGCTGGCGGCGGGCGTCACACTCTTCGATACCGCCGATGTGTACGGGCGCGGGGCCAACGAGGAGTTCCTGGCGCCCTTCGTCGGCGCGCACCGCGACGAGATCGTCCTGGCCACGAAGTTCGCCATAGAGCGGACCGACGACCCGCACTACCGGGGCATCCGCAACGACCCCGCGTACATCCGCCAGGCCGTCGAGGACAGTCTGCGGCGGCTGAAGACCGACGTCATCGACCTGTACTACATGCACCGCCGCGACCCGGCCGTGCCGTTCGCCGAGTCCGTCGGCGCGATGGCCGAGCTAGTACGGGAGGGCAAGGTCAAACACCTCGGGCTGAGCGAGGTCACCGGCCCGGAGCTGCGCGAGGCGCACGCCGTGCACCCGATCGCGGCGCTGCAGTCGGAGTGGTCCCTGTTCAGCCGGGACGTAGAGCGCAGCGCGGTGGGCGTGGCGGCCGAGCTGGGCGTCGCCTTCGTGCCGTACTCGCCGCTCGGACGCGGCTTCCTGACCGGCGCGTTCGCGGACGCCGCCAAGGAACTGGCGGCGGACGACTTCCGTAAGTTCCAGCCGCGCTTCACCGGCGACAACGCCAGGGCCAACGCCGCCCTCCTGGAGCCCGTCCACAAGATCGCGGCCGCGCACGGCGCGACGGCGGCGCAGGTCGCCCTCGCCTGGGTGCAGCAGCGGGCCGAGGTGCACGCCCTTGCCGTGGTCCCGATCCCCGGGACCCGCAAGAGCAGCCGGCTGCTGGAGAACCTCGGCGCGACCCGGCTGACGCTGACCGCGGAGGAGCTGGCGGTTCTGGAGCCGATCGCCGGGCTGGTGGAGGGGGACCGCTACCCGGACATGTCCTCGACCTCGGCGGCACGCGAGGCCTAG